The Gemmatimonas aurantiaca T-27 DNA segment CGGCAAGTCCGATGAAGGCCGTGAACTGGTCGTCATCTGGATCTCCTCCGAGGCGAACCTCGCCAAGCTCGATCAGAATCGGAAGAATCTCGCGAAGATCGCCGATCCGCGTGGCATGAACGAAGCGCAGGTCAAGACGCTGCTCTCACAGACCAAGCCGCACTACCACCTCATGGGTGGTCTGCACTCCGGCGAAACCGGTCCGTCGGAAACGCTGATGGAGCTGGCGTATCGCCTGGCCGTTGAAAGCTCGCCGATCCTCAATCAGGTCCGCGACCAGCTCTACGTGTCCATCACGCCGGCGGCCGATGCCGATGGGCGTGATCGCAACGTGGACTGGTTCTTCCGTGGCCTCGAAGCGCAGCAGGCCAACGCGGCCGTGCAGGCCCCCAGTGCATCCGCACCGAACGACACCACGCGTCGCCCGGCGGCTCCGCCCGCGCAGGGGCAGGGCGCCGGCGGTGCCGTGCCGTACTGGGGCAAGTACGTGTACCACGACAACAATCGCGACATCAACATCAAGCTGATGCAGATGCGCGCGATCATCGATTGGTACTTCACGGCCTATCCGCCGATCATGCACGATCTGCATGAAGCGATGCCGCTGATGTACACGTACACCGGTGGTCCGCCGCAGAACCCCAACCTCGATCCCATCCTCTTCGCCGAGCTGCCGTGGTTCGGCAACTGGGAAATGGCGCAGATGACGAAGTGGGGCATGCCGGGTGTGTACACCCACGCTTTCATGGACGGCTGGTCGCCGGGCTACCTCGGCTCGGTGGCGTACAACCACAACGGTCTCATGAAGATGTATGAGACGCAGTCGGGTCGTGACCTCGACAGCACGGCCATGGCCAAGGCGCGCGCCGGTCAGGACGTGAGCACGGCGACGCCGGGCGGTGGTTTTGGTGGGCGTCCGGCCACCATTCCCACGGGCCGTGGCGGCGGACAGGATCGTGAGTGGTATCGTGGCAATCCGATCGGCTTCAACGATCTCGCCACCTTCACGCGCCGCGCCAACGCGAACTACATGCAGTCGGGCGTGATCTCGGCGCTGCAGTTGGCCAGCATGTTCCCGCAGACGGTGCTCGAAAACTTCTACATCAAGACGAAGAACAGCATCGACGAGGGCAGCAACAAGGCGCCCTACGGCTTCATCTTGCCTCTGCAGAAGGACATGACGCGCGTGGCGGAAATGGTGAACCTGCTCCGCATCCAGCGCATCGAGATCGGACAGGCCACGCAGCCGGTGAAGGTTGGCAACGTCACGTATGCTGCCGGTTCGTACATCATCAAGCGCAACCAGCCGTACGGTCGTCTGGCGAAGAACCTGCTGGAAAAGCAGGACTACCCGGACGCGCGCCTGAACACGTACGACGACAGCGGTTGGTCGATGGGCTTTGCGATGGGCGTGGATGTGGTGTCGGTCGCCGAGAAGTCCATTCTCGATGCGCCGGTGACACCGGTGGAGAAGGTGGTGCTCAAGGGCACGGTGAAGGGCGCCTCGGGCTCCACGATTGCTGTGGCGCACCTTGGTTCCAACAACATGGTGTCGTTCCGCTACCTGGCGCGGAACGTGCCGATGAAGGTGGCCGAGCGCAGCTTTGCGGCGGGTGACACGACGTATCCGGCCGGTTCGTTCATCATCGATGCGAAGCATGCATCGACGGTGCGTCGTCTCGTGGACTCGCTTGGCTTGACGGCCACGATGCTGCCGAGCGCGCCGTCGGTGGCGACGCACGATGCGGATGTGCCGCGTATCGCCATCTACACGCAGTGGACGGGCACGCAGACGCTGGGCTGGTACCGTCTCACGTTCGACGAGTTCAAGATCCCGTTCGAGCTCATTTACAAGGAACGTGTGGTGCAGGGCAACCTGCGTCGTGATTTCGACGTGATCCTGGTGGCCGAGCAGAACCTGTCACGTCAGACGGTGATGCAGGCGCCGGCGGCACGGCCGGTGCCCTATCAGAACAGCGCCAAGTACAAGTTCCTCGGCGTGTACGGTTCCACGCCCGACATCACCGGCGGCTTCGGTCAGAAGGGTGTCGATGCCTTCGCGGCGTTCCTCGAAGCTGGCGGCACGCTGATCGCTGTTGGTGAATCGGCGCGTCTGCCGATCGAGTTCGGTTGGGCGGGTACGGTGGACAAGACGCCGGTGCCGGGGCTGACGGCGCAGCGTCCGCTGGTGGAAGCCGAAGTCACGCGCCCGGAGCACCCGGTCTTTTACGGTTTTGGCAAGACCACGATTCCGGTGAAGTATGTGGGTGGCACGCCGTTCAAGGTCGGTATCGCCGACGAGAGCAACGTGCTGGCCCGCTACGTGGGCGGTGAGAAGTCGGTGATCTCCGGCTTGATGACCGGTGCCGACTCGCTCAAGTCGCGCCCGTTTGCGGTGGACGTGCCCAACGCGCTCAAGGGCAAGGGCCGTGTGATCATGTTTGCGAACAATCCGATCTACCGTTGGCAGAACCACGGCGAGTTCGGCATGATCTTCAACAGCATCATCAACTGGAACGATGCTGGCGCACCGAAGGAACCGAAGCCGGCGCAGCCCATCGTGCCGTAAGCGGCGAATCCTCTGCTGAACACACAGCGCGCCCCGGACTGGTTCCGGGGCGCGCTTTGTATTGATATGGAAACTACGAACCGCTTTGCCGCGGATGACACGGAAACGCGCGGAAACACACGGGTCAAACAACAATCAAGAAATTGTTTGCACCGTTGTCAGAATACGCACTGGACTTGTCAGTATCCGTGTAGTTTCCGCGCGTTTCCGTGTCATCCGCGGCAAAGCTGTTAGCGGTCTCGCACCTACACAGAAAGCCCCCCAGCCTGTTCAAGCACGCCGACGCCGGAGCGCAAACACCGCGACAGCGCCGACCGCCATCAGCAGGAACGTGGAAGGCTCTGGCACCGTGCTCTGCACCGTGTAGGACGCGCGGTACGCCCCCTCGTTGTCATCATAGGCGCCCGGGTCTCCCCAGAACGAGAA contains these protein-coding regions:
- a CDS encoding M14 family zinc carboxypeptidase codes for the protein MRRTARRLLATLAFAPVLLPGQLSAQQSSLDTRDPNQKQDSTYAKNYLEWLATPKHGSPLVDHLPVVPGVPTPRDVLGYHVGAPRTLTYYADQLKYYRALAAASPRVKIETIGKSDEGRELVVIWISSEANLAKLDQNRKNLAKIADPRGMNEAQVKTLLSQTKPHYHLMGGLHSGETGPSETLMELAYRLAVESSPILNQVRDQLYVSITPAADADGRDRNVDWFFRGLEAQQANAAVQAPSASAPNDTTRRPAAPPAQGQGAGGAVPYWGKYVYHDNNRDINIKLMQMRAIIDWYFTAYPPIMHDLHEAMPLMYTYTGGPPQNPNLDPILFAELPWFGNWEMAQMTKWGMPGVYTHAFMDGWSPGYLGSVAYNHNGLMKMYETQSGRDLDSTAMAKARAGQDVSTATPGGGFGGRPATIPTGRGGGQDREWYRGNPIGFNDLATFTRRANANYMQSGVISALQLASMFPQTVLENFYIKTKNSIDEGSNKAPYGFILPLQKDMTRVAEMVNLLRIQRIEIGQATQPVKVGNVTYAAGSYIIKRNQPYGRLAKNLLEKQDYPDARLNTYDDSGWSMGFAMGVDVVSVAEKSILDAPVTPVEKVVLKGTVKGASGSTIAVAHLGSNNMVSFRYLARNVPMKVAERSFAAGDTTYPAGSFIIDAKHASTVRRLVDSLGLTATMLPSAPSVATHDADVPRIAIYTQWTGTQTLGWYRLTFDEFKIPFELIYKERVVQGNLRRDFDVILVAEQNLSRQTVMQAPAARPVPYQNSAKYKFLGVYGSTPDITGGFGQKGVDAFAAFLEAGGTLIAVGESARLPIEFGWAGTVDKTPVPGLTAQRPLVEAEVTRPEHPVFYGFGKTTIPVKYVGGTPFKVGIADESNVLARYVGGEKSVISGLMTGADSLKSRPFAVDVPNALKGKGRVIMFANNPIYRWQNHGEFGMIFNSIINWNDAGAPKEPKPAQPIVP